From the genome of Chloroherpetonaceae bacterium:
TCGTAGTTAAGAAACAGTGCTTCACCAGTTTGTGGTAGAATAGAGCGAGACACGCGAATAGAAAGGAGAGCAGGCGAGCTTTCTGGCGAAAAGTCAGATTCGTTGCCATTATGGTCAAGCGCTGTTACTTTGTAATACCAGATGTCGCCGGCACGCACCGTTCTATCTTGCCACATGGTTTGCGAGGCATTCAGATGAGCAATCGGCTCAAAGCCGCGAGCTGGGGCAGCGCTACGGTAGAGCCTGTATCCTGCCAAGTCCATCAACGGTGTGCCATCGCGATTGGTGGTAACCGCCGGCCACGACACAGTAATTGCAAAAAGTGACCCTTTTACCGCAATCGCCGCAGGTGCAGCAGGAGG
Proteins encoded in this window:
- a CDS encoding Rieske 2Fe-2S domain-containing protein; this encodes MNRRDFLTHSTALAFSMALCGCPSPTTSLDTLPPAAPAAIAVKGSLFAITVSWPAVTTNRDGTPLMDLAGYRLYRSAAPARGFEPIAHLNASQTMWQDRTVRAGDIWYYKVTALDHNGNESDFSPESSPALLSIRVSRSILPQTGEALFLNYDGQVAQPTDFRSDLSITRFGESFIVLSRFCTHAGCSNMVFQEGIWTCRCHGSQFTQQGRVIAPPAQSDLRAFEFSKDDNGDLIVALC